The following coding sequences are from one Candidatus Zixiibacteriota bacterium window:
- a CDS encoding Rieske (2Fe-2S) protein, protein MRIKVCPESQLAEGGVKAVKVLARNIAVFKIDGVLYGLEADCKHMRASIAHGKIDGTIITCPAHAWRYDITTGECLNEPWAKLKSYPIEIDAGEVYVIIG, encoded by the coding sequence TTGCGGATCAAAGTTTGCCCCGAAAGTCAGCTCGCGGAGGGCGGCGTCAAAGCCGTCAAAGTCCTGGCCCGCAACATCGCCGTTTTCAAAATCGATGGAGTCCTCTACGGTCTGGAGGCCGACTGCAAACACATGCGCGCCTCCATCGCCCACGGCAAAATCGACGGCACCATCATCACTTGCCCCGCCCACGCCTGGCGCTACGACATCACCACCGGCGAGTGCCTCAACGAACCTTGGGCGAAATTGAAATCATATCCGATCGAAATTGACGCCGGCGAAGTCTATGTGATTATCGGGTAG